One window from the genome of Mucilaginibacter ginsenosidivorans encodes:
- a CDS encoding WcaF family extracellular polysaccharide biosynthesis acetyltransferase, producing the protein MQKTDLSAYNNHPYNPGGNAVKRVLWYYTNILFFKSALFPFYGFKVALLRAFGAKIGRKVEIKPCVNIKYPWNLTIGDEVWIGENVWLDSLVMIIIGSNVCISQGATLLTGSHNYKKSSFDLLTRGITLEDGTWIGAGAIVNLDVTAHSHAVLTSGSVATGDLEAYGVYQGNPAVKIRERIII; encoded by the coding sequence ATGCAGAAAACTGATCTTTCAGCCTATAATAATCACCCCTATAACCCCGGGGGAAATGCCGTGAAAAGGGTGCTTTGGTATTACACCAATATCCTTTTTTTCAAAAGTGCGCTGTTCCCGTTTTATGGTTTTAAAGTTGCGCTTTTGCGGGCCTTTGGTGCAAAGATCGGCAGGAAAGTTGAAATCAAGCCCTGCGTCAATATCAAATACCCCTGGAATTTGACGATCGGCGACGAGGTGTGGATAGGAGAAAATGTGTGGCTGGACAGCCTGGTGATGATCATTATCGGTTCGAACGTTTGTATATCACAGGGCGCCACGCTGCTAACCGGCAGTCATAACTATAAAAAAAGCAGCTTCGACCTCCTGACAAGAGGTATCACACTCGAAGATGGTACGTGGATCGGGGCCGGAGCTATTGTTAACCTGGACGTAACGGCACATTCACATGCCGTGCTTACCAGCGGCTCGGTTGCCACCGGTGACCTTGAGGCTTATGGGGTTTACCAGGGTAACCCTGCAGTTAAGATACGCGAACGAATAATAATATGA
- a CDS encoding IS110 family RNA-guided transposase — protein MEHDTGLPVPIKKRGKKYTHFVGVDVSKGKLDYAVLNQSRLLFHETHINTPEAILEFLQQLKQISGFTLTRALFCMESTGIYGNHLSEVLRKSKADLVIENPLHIKRSMGLMRGKDDKTDAIRIAQYCRKNQGDLRLQSARRPVIAELAALFSLRNRLLSNILAMNKPVADQRIFIKKGLHRQNEQLCRRTMTAMKADLEGMETAIDRLLDADAELKRLRAIIESVPGVGRITAIQMLISTNEFRNITCPKKFACYAGVAPFKNESGTYTGKARISKYANKRMKALLHICALNCRKADQQLKQYYERKTEGEGKPKRAVINALRSKLILRVYACVRQNRLYERRTA, from the coding sequence ATGGAGCATGACACAGGCCTCCCGGTGCCAATTAAAAAACGGGGGAAAAAATATACCCACTTCGTGGGTGTCGACGTTTCCAAAGGAAAATTGGACTATGCGGTGCTGAACCAAAGCCGGTTGCTTTTTCATGAAACACATATAAATACCCCGGAAGCCATCCTGGAATTTCTGCAGCAGTTAAAACAGATCAGCGGCTTCACCTTAACCCGGGCCTTGTTCTGCATGGAATCTACGGGCATATACGGCAACCACCTCAGTGAAGTGCTGCGAAAGTCGAAAGCGGACCTGGTCATCGAAAACCCGCTGCACATTAAGCGGTCGATGGGGCTGATGCGCGGCAAAGATGATAAGACCGATGCGATCCGGATCGCACAATACTGCAGGAAAAACCAGGGGGACTTACGCTTACAGAGCGCCCGCCGCCCGGTCATCGCCGAACTTGCCGCCCTGTTCTCGCTCAGGAACCGCCTGCTTTCCAATATCCTGGCGATGAACAAACCCGTTGCCGATCAGCGCATTTTTATAAAAAAAGGGCTCCATCGTCAGAATGAGCAGTTGTGCCGGCGCACGATGACTGCCATGAAAGCAGACCTGGAGGGAATGGAAACAGCGATTGACCGGCTGCTCGACGCCGATGCGGAACTCAAAAGGCTGCGGGCAATCATAGAATCCGTCCCGGGTGTCGGGCGCATAACCGCTATACAGATGCTGATCAGCACCAACGAATTCCGCAATATTACGTGTCCAAAGAAATTTGCCTGCTATGCGGGCGTCGCCCCGTTCAAAAATGAATCCGGGACTTACACCGGCAAAGCCCGCATTTCGAAGTATGCAAACAAACGTATGAAGGCCCTGCTGCACATTTGTGCGTTGAACTGCAGGAAGGCCGACCAGCAGTTAAAACAATACTATGAACGCAAGACCGAGGGTGAAGGAAAGCCAAAAAGAGCGGTTATCAACGCACTCCGGTCAAAACTGATCCTGCGGGTGTACGCCTGTGTGCGGCAGAACCGGTTGTATGAAAGGAGGACAGCCTGA
- a CDS encoding helix-turn-helix domain-containing protein, translating into MTNIGLYLKKRSVNLSDVSRKTGLGRSRLSKLSINPNTRVTAEELYKIALAIQEDPGEMFRELFAGLSLVNFQDNDV; encoded by the coding sequence ATGACCAATATAGGGCTATACCTGAAGAAAAGATCTGTGAATCTGTCGGACGTGTCGCGGAAGACGGGTTTGGGTCGGTCCAGGCTAAGCAAACTGTCCATTAATCCGAATACCAGGGTGACAGCGGAGGAACTTTATAAGATCGCTCTGGCAATTCAGGAAGACCCCGGGGAGATGTTCAGGGAGCTGTTTGCCGGGCTCAGCCTGGTAAACTTTCAGGATAACGATGTTTAG
- a CDS encoding UPF0758 domain-containing protein yields the protein METARKTEYPNLLSESFGHGKKHYFIDVKKALNDTHFILFTSSEEYAEKQYHRQTIQLWEEDLAFFVEALSMVLAEIICGDGPRPFTRPELKVVEDPKGMQAIPAEDRPREKLHAFGAASLSNAELLAILFCTGSSELSVLDLCQKIMRSVKDDASRLLTRTTGDLCRFRGVGTAKAATLLAALELGRRAFLSQTT from the coding sequence ATGGAAACAGCACGCAAAACTGAATACCCCAATCTGCTGAGCGAAAGCTTCGGGCACGGGAAGAAACACTATTTTATTGATGTCAAGAAGGCGTTGAACGATACGCATTTCATCCTGTTCACTTCCAGCGAGGAATACGCGGAAAAACAATATCACCGGCAAACCATCCAGTTGTGGGAAGAAGACCTGGCCTTTTTCGTGGAGGCGCTTTCCATGGTATTGGCGGAGATTATCTGCGGCGACGGGCCGCGGCCTTTTACCCGTCCGGAATTGAAAGTGGTCGAAGACCCTAAAGGAATGCAGGCCATACCGGCGGAGGACCGTCCGCGGGAAAAACTGCATGCTTTCGGCGCGGCGTCCTTGTCAAATGCTGAACTGCTGGCGATCCTGTTCTGCACGGGCAGTTCGGAATTGTCGGTGCTGGACCTTTGCCAAAAGATCATGCGCTCGGTGAAGGATGATGCTTCGCGCCTGTTGACGCGGACGACCGGGGACCTGTGCCGGTTCCGGGGCGTGGGTACGGCGAAAGCGGCAACGCTGCTGGCCGCGCTGGAACTGGGTCGGCGGGCTTTCCTTTCCCAAACCACCTGA
- the modB gene encoding molybdate ABC transporter permease subunit: MDLNPIWLTLELAAITTLVLLIIGLPLAYWLSKRRSIFKIVIEAIITMPLVLPPSVLGFYLLLAFSPQHGIGKWLHNTFDLQLVFSFQGLVLASAIYSLPFMIGPIKSALQQLPVSLSEASCTLGKTEWQTFVHVLLPNIRASVWTAAILTFAHTLGEFGVVLMIGGNIPGVTRVASIAVYDSVENMDYHSANIYSLILFSITFAMVIAVFVFNKYKANSPLE, from the coding sequence ATGGATCTCAACCCGATATGGCTTACACTCGAACTGGCTGCTATCACCACTTTGGTGTTACTGATCATCGGGCTGCCCTTAGCTTACTGGTTATCTAAAAGACGTTCGATATTCAAGATCGTCATTGAGGCTATTATCACGATGCCGCTGGTGCTGCCGCCATCGGTGCTGGGGTTTTACCTGCTGCTGGCCTTTAGCCCGCAGCACGGCATTGGCAAGTGGCTGCATAACACGTTCGATCTGCAGCTGGTGTTTTCCTTCCAGGGTTTGGTGCTGGCCTCTGCCATTTACAGCCTGCCGTTTATGATCGGTCCCATCAAATCAGCTTTGCAACAACTGCCGGTTTCGCTGTCCGAGGCTTCCTGTACCCTGGGCAAAACGGAGTGGCAAACTTTTGTTCATGTTTTACTGCCCAACATCCGTGCTTCGGTATGGACGGCTGCCATCCTTACCTTTGCCCATACCCTGGGCGAATTTGGCGTAGTGCTGATGATAGGCGGTAATATACCGGGGGTTACCAGGGTGGCATCTATAGCCGTTTATGATTCGGTGGAGAACATGGATTATCACTCGGCAAATATTTATTCGCTCATCCTTTTTAGCATCACGTTTGCGATGGTAATAGCCGTTTTTGTTTTCAATAAATATAAAGCCAATAGCCCGCTGGAATGA
- a CDS encoding Crp/Fnr family transcriptional regulator encodes MDKFCEATSQLTHLSAETRQALASIAKKLELPKGHILVKENSVCNNLYFVEEGLTRTYYFKDGKDVTDWISPENTFAVSILSFISRKPDSWIIELLEPSVLYSFPHDKLEQLYSKFHEVEKLGRLLVSSGLVQLQQKFDDMHFTTAAQRYQTLMETNPSFLLRVPLGIIASYLGMTQETLSRIRSQV; translated from the coding sequence ATGGATAAATTCTGCGAAGCAACCTCTCAACTCACCCATCTTTCGGCCGAAACAAGGCAAGCGCTTGCTTCCATCGCGAAAAAGCTGGAGTTGCCAAAGGGGCACATCCTGGTAAAAGAAAATAGCGTTTGCAATAACCTTTATTTCGTGGAAGAAGGTTTAACCCGGACCTACTATTTCAAAGACGGCAAGGATGTTACCGACTGGATAAGTCCTGAAAACACTTTTGCCGTTTCCATACTCAGCTTTATCAGCCGTAAACCCGACAGTTGGATCATCGAACTTTTAGAACCTTCTGTACTCTATTCGTTCCCCCACGACAAACTGGAGCAACTTTACTCCAAATTCCACGAGGTTGAAAAGCTGGGCCGGCTGCTTGTCAGTTCGGGCCTGGTGCAATTGCAACAGAAATTTGACGATATGCATTTCACCACAGCTGCGCAGCGTTACCAAACGCTGATGGAAACAAATCCCTCCTTTCTTCTCCGCGTACCGCTTGGCATTATTGCGTCATACCTCGGTATGACGCAGGAAACCCTCAGCCGCATCCGTTCGCAGGTTTGA